Proteins from a genomic interval of Nostoc sp. TCL240-02:
- a CDS encoding VgrG-related protein has translation MPPKKSLYLSEPKIQIDGQPASPELMKDLLQITIEESLHLPAMFTLVIHNSYIPTSDRPENKAWRHEQLFRIGKKVKLGFTSSTTLDNNFQDEVEKILIEGEITAMEVHFNEKSEADIIVRGYDISHRLHRGRYNRSFLNETDSDIVKKIVQEVGIRPGDIESTGEVNKYVFQENQTNMEFLRERAARNGFELFITEDKINFCKPKVQESLALEWLDDISKFSTRVTSAEQVSSVEVRAWDYAQKKLISQTANKEKQVTETGNQLGSSTSTAFSNLKSPKMIVVDKPVASQKQAKAMAQALCDELGGEFVYADAKAAGNPEIRPGRVVKLKGIGDHYSGKYYVTETRHFFNQRVYETDFSVRGLRSGNLFTTLSPEKRLQPSETLLVGIVTDNKDPEKMGRVKVKFPTLTEDHTSDWARVVAVGAGQNRGFDCLPEVNDEVLVGFEHGDIHRPYVIGGVWNGKDAPPEKVSDSVTGGVRLRTIKTRVGHVLQFVEEDKGSSKTGIRVETKDGHKIYLNDSQRCIEIETTGGHKIKMDDMGKSVSVKSTGNMSLDAAGNIDISANGVITVKGAMIRLN, from the coding sequence ATGCCTCCAAAAAAAAGCCTTTATTTAAGCGAACCTAAAATACAGATAGATGGACAACCTGCTTCTCCTGAATTAATGAAGGATTTGTTGCAAATCACAATAGAAGAAAGCCTTCATTTACCAGCAATGTTTACGCTAGTAATCCATAATAGCTATATTCCCACATCTGACCGACCAGAAAATAAGGCTTGGCGACATGAGCAGTTGTTTAGAATTGGCAAAAAAGTGAAGTTGGGTTTTACTTCGAGTACTACTCTAGATAATAATTTTCAAGATGAGGTAGAAAAAATCCTAATTGAAGGCGAAATTACCGCAATGGAAGTTCACTTCAATGAAAAATCTGAAGCTGATATCATTGTTCGTGGTTATGATATTTCTCATCGTCTTCACAGAGGTCGTTATAATCGTTCTTTTTTGAATGAAACTGATAGTGATATAGTCAAAAAAATAGTTCAGGAAGTAGGTATAAGACCTGGCGATATCGAGTCAACAGGCGAAGTTAATAAGTATGTCTTCCAAGAAAACCAAACTAATATGGAGTTTTTGCGGGAAAGGGCAGCCCGTAATGGTTTTGAACTATTTATTACAGAGGATAAGATAAATTTTTGTAAACCTAAAGTTCAGGAATCTCTAGCATTAGAATGGCTAGATGATATTAGTAAATTTAGTACCCGCGTTACCAGTGCTGAACAGGTGAGTTCTGTGGAAGTACGTGCCTGGGACTATGCTCAGAAAAAATTGATTAGCCAAACAGCTAATAAAGAAAAGCAAGTAACCGAGACAGGTAATCAGCTAGGAAGTAGTACCAGTACTGCATTTTCTAATCTTAAGTCTCCCAAAATGATTGTTGTAGATAAGCCTGTCGCCAGTCAAAAGCAAGCAAAAGCTATGGCTCAGGCTTTATGTGATGAATTGGGAGGAGAATTTGTTTATGCAGATGCTAAAGCAGCAGGGAATCCTGAGATTCGTCCTGGACGAGTTGTTAAGCTTAAGGGTATAGGCGATCACTATAGTGGTAAGTATTATGTTACAGAAACCCGTCATTTCTTTAATCAGCGCGTTTATGAAACTGATTTCAGCGTGCGGGGACTACGTTCTGGTAACTTATTCACAACTCTATCCCCAGAAAAACGTCTACAGCCATCTGAAACTTTATTAGTCGGAATTGTGACTGATAATAAAGACCCAGAGAAAATGGGCAGAGTGAAAGTCAAGTTTCCCACTCTCACAGAAGACCATACAAGTGACTGGGCGAGAGTTGTCGCTGTGGGAGCAGGTCAAAACAGAGGCTTCGACTGTTTACCAGAGGTAAACGATGAAGTTTTGGTAGGTTTTGAACATGGCGATATTCACCGTCCTTACGTCATTGGTGGGGTATGGAACGGGAAGGATGCACCACCAGAAAAGGTAAGTGATTCTGTTACAGGTGGTGTAAGATTACGCACTATTAAGACTCGCGTCGGTCATGTTTTACAGTTTGTTGAAGAGGATAAAGGAAGTAGTAAAACAGGTATTCGCGTAGAAACTAAAGACGGTCATAAAATATATCTCAATGATAGTCAAAGGTGCATAGAGATTGAAACCACAGGTGGTCATAAAATCAAAATGGACGATATGGGTAAATCCGTTTCAGTGAAATCAACAGGTAATATGTCATTAGATGCGGCTGGAAATATAGACATTTCAGCCAACGGCGTGATTACGGTTAAAGGTGCGATGATTCGCCTTAATTAA
- a CDS encoding phage tail protein has protein sequence MATGANNGNITHELNYVTTNRFYVEIDSSIAASFAECSGLSVQIKKNVFQEGGVNDQQRIYLGHTEFADITLKRGFTDHPGFWNWMNAVFDEQKKTSRRNVNILIFNQAGETMMSWTLIGAIPITWKTPALQADGKAVAIEELTLAYEGLQVARSTGGGTSVQRNQKSGYFVSS, from the coding sequence ATGGCTACAGGTGCTAACAATGGCAACATTACTCACGAATTAAATTATGTCACTACTAATCGCTTTTATGTAGAAATAGACAGTTCTATTGCTGCATCTTTCGCTGAATGTTCAGGATTAAGTGTTCAAATTAAGAAAAATGTTTTTCAGGAAGGTGGTGTCAACGATCAGCAAAGAATTTATTTAGGTCATACAGAGTTTGCAGACATAACTTTGAAACGAGGATTCACCGATCATCCAGGTTTTTGGAACTGGATGAATGCAGTTTTTGATGAACAAAAGAAAACATCTCGGCGTAATGTCAATATTTTGATTTTTAATCAAGCTGGTGAAACGATGATGAGTTGGACTTTGATTGGTGCTATTCCTATAACCTGGAAAACACCTGCACTCCAAGCAGATGGAAAGGCAGTTGCAATTGAAGAATTAACTTTAGCTTATGAAGGTTTACAAGTTGCAAGGTCTACAGGAGGAGGCACTTCTGTACAACGGAATCAAAAATCAGGATATTTCGTTTCTAGTTAA
- a CDS encoding DUF4157 domain-containing protein, with protein MREHVSRQKKTTTGFSIPSLKHPTPGFGLISRQAVPEVQPLHQPVTHDISRIPLRSQAKLSISQPGDIYEQEADNVAQQVMQTMAQPGNGQSIQREALPEDEEELQMKPLANSITPLLQREEMPEDEEELQMKSLDNSTLQREALPEEEEELQMKPMVQRQAEAGMEAAPDLEASINQARGGGQAIADNIREPMEVAFGADFSGVKVHTDGQSDQLNRSIQARAFTTGQDVFFRSGEYNPGSRGGQELLAHELTHVVQQNGGAVQRSVVIQRQYEEQVPQLNEELKKEWVTKDDKKEAILSAIKTVFPDNTIDATKDPAVAKAVLAFVNSQQEQTWIDGTERKPPGKKDMGKLGDADNWTLRHYTDKYQWDETEKEVKPPSYKEILSALTLAAMAKKNEESTSVEKSKVGASKSGHTSKIDWDMIGNVGDTFFALFYKGQLAGTKQTFLNQAQWYAEWKITDVSEIWASSDWLGKAKTKGETPRGVAYEGNPEDVISAFLEMGGRRGDDNSKRSRFESNYDNFEVKVHGSLNLASSSVNTEWRRVDNPPQTEEEKALKK; from the coding sequence ATGAGAGAACATGTCAGCCGACAGAAAAAAACTACTACAGGCTTCTCAATTCCATCCCTAAAACACCCTACACCGGGCTTTGGTTTAATTTCACGCCAAGCGGTTCCTGAAGTACAACCACTCCATCAACCCGTTACTCACGATATAAGTCGCATACCACTGCGTAGCCAAGCAAAACTCTCAATTAGCCAGCCTGGAGACATTTATGAACAGGAAGCTGATAACGTAGCACAGCAGGTAATGCAAACAATGGCGCAACCTGGAAATGGCCAGTCTATCCAACGAGAAGCATTGCCAGAGGATGAGGAAGAATTGCAGATGAAACCTTTGGCAAATTCCATTACGCCTTTGTTGCAACGAGAAGAAATGCCAGAGGATGAGGAAGAATTACAGATGAAATCTCTGGACAATAGCACATTACAACGAGAAGCATTGCCAGAGGAAGAAGAAGAATTACAGATGAAGCCGATGGTACAGCGTCAGGCTGAGGCTGGGATGGAAGCTGCGCCTGACCTGGAAGCATCCATTAACCAAGCTAGGGGGGGTGGACAGGCGATCGCAGACAATATCCGCGAACCGATGGAGGTGGCGTTTGGCGCAGATTTCAGTGGGGTGAAGGTTCACACGGATGGTCAATCTGACCAGTTGAATCGGTCAATTCAGGCGCGTGCTTTTACAACAGGGCAGGATGTGTTCTTTCGTTCGGGAGAATATAATCCAGGGAGTCGCGGCGGTCAGGAGTTATTGGCGCATGAGTTGACTCATGTAGTGCAGCAGAATGGGGGGGCGGTGCAGAGAAGCGTTGTCATCCAGCGACAATATGAGGAGCAAGTACCTCAACTCAACGAAGAACTCAAAAAGGAATGGGTAACCAAGGATGATAAGAAAGAGGCAATATTAAGCGCGATAAAAACCGTCTTTCCGGATAATACGATTGATGCAACTAAAGATCCAGCGGTGGCGAAAGCCGTGCTAGCGTTCGTAAATTCCCAGCAGGAACAAACATGGATAGACGGGACGGAAAGAAAACCACCAGGGAAAAAGGATATGGGCAAACTGGGCGACGCTGATAATTGGACACTGCGGCACTATACAGACAAATACCAGTGGGATGAGACGGAAAAGGAGGTCAAACCGCCGTCCTACAAAGAAATATTATCAGCATTGACCCTAGCAGCGATGGCGAAGAAGAACGAAGAGAGTACAAGCGTTGAGAAGAGTAAGGTCGGAGCAAGTAAGTCAGGCCATACAAGCAAAATAGATTGGGATATGATAGGGAACGTAGGAGATACCTTTTTTGCTTTGTTTTATAAGGGACAACTAGCAGGCACAAAGCAAACATTCCTCAATCAAGCCCAATGGTATGCCGAGTGGAAGATCACGGATGTTAGCGAAATCTGGGCATCCTCAGATTGGCTAGGAAAGGCAAAGACAAAAGGGGAGACGCCGCGAGGGGTAGCATATGAAGGAAACCCAGAGGATGTGATCAGCGCGTTTCTAGAAATGGGGGGGCGGCGAGGGGATGATAATAGCAAGCGAAGTAGATTCGAGAGTAACTATGATAATTTTGAGGTGAAAGTTCATGGCTCATTGAATTTGGCTAGTAGTTCCGTAAATACGGAATGGAGGAGAGTAGACAATCCGCCACAAACAGAGGAAGAGAAAGCGTTGAAAAAATAG
- a CDS encoding FHA domain-containing protein — MPANRCPNPSCEYFNRALPNNAKVCPWCSTPVGNVVSSTPQQPPSQPPPVQQQPSQPPAQYQRPPTEQPNYQPPQQPPVDYSTVYQPRVSYQPTPPAYVPPPQRAPALKLIHTTGREFHLVGEGGYIGRRSQSPGIAPPEIDLTGIPSEGIVSRRHARVDWDWSQNAYMIVDMSTNGIYLNNNPLTPGMQYRLLNGDVLRFGQDNLVNFTIYVV; from the coding sequence ATGCCTGCAAATCGGTGCCCCAATCCTAGTTGCGAATATTTTAACCGCGCCCTGCCTAACAATGCTAAGGTTTGTCCCTGGTGTTCCACTCCTGTGGGTAATGTAGTTTCCTCAACACCACAACAACCGCCTAGTCAACCACCGCCTGTTCAGCAACAACCTAGTCAACCACCTGCTCAGTATCAACGACCACCTACAGAGCAACCTAATTACCAACCTCCCCAACAGCCTCCCGTTGATTATTCAACAGTCTATCAGCCACGAGTTTCTTATCAACCAACACCGCCTGCTTATGTCCCTCCGCCTCAAAGAGCGCCAGCCTTAAAGCTGATTCATACTACCGGCAGAGAATTTCACCTTGTTGGGGAAGGAGGTTATATTGGTCGTCGCAGTCAGAGTCCAGGAATAGCGCCGCCAGAAATTGATTTGACTGGCATTCCCAGTGAGGGAATAGTCTCTCGTCGTCATGCGCGAGTCGATTGGGACTGGTCGCAAAATGCATACATGATTGTTGATATGAGTACAAATGGTATTTATTTAAACAACAATCCTCTAACTCCGGGTATGCAATATCGTCTGCTTAATGGTGATGTACTGAGATTTGGTCAGGATAATCTAGTTAATTTTACGATATATGTTGTGTAG
- a CDS encoding GNAT family N-acetyltransferase — MIEIVKANLSMPAHADAMVQLMDEYALDPMGGGKGLSDYVKANLSAELGKRKAAHVILAFVDAEPAGLVVCLEGFSTFACKPLLNIHDVIVALAYRGRGLSKLLLQKAEEIAFDLGCCKLTLEVLEGNHVAQSAYKAFGFSGYELNPQMGKALFWEKKLG, encoded by the coding sequence ATGATTGAAATTGTTAAAGCAAACCTGAGTATGCCTGCTCATGCGGACGCTATGGTTCAGTTAATGGATGAGTATGCGCTCGACCCGATGGGTGGTGGTAAAGGTCTATCCGACTACGTTAAAGCAAATCTCTCAGCAGAGCTTGGAAAGAGAAAAGCGGCTCACGTCATTCTTGCGTTTGTCGATGCCGAACCCGCAGGGCTTGTTGTCTGTTTAGAAGGATTCTCTACGTTCGCGTGTAAACCATTACTTAATATTCACGATGTCATCGTTGCTTTAGCCTACCGTGGTAGAGGTTTGTCCAAATTGCTGCTACAGAAAGCGGAGGAGATAGCGTTTGATTTGGGCTGCTGCAAACTCACGCTAGAGGTACTGGAAGGAAACCATGTTGCCCAGTCAGCATACAAGGCGTTCGGATTTAGTGGCTATGAGCTAAATCCACAGATGGGCAAGGCATTATTCTGGGAGAAGAAATTAGGATAG
- a CDS encoding PAAR domain-containing protein codes for MGKPAARITDNVAHPLPPVLTGGPGSPNVLIGSLPAWRGVLAAAVPGLQSAKTASDTAIQAAEAATLAAAGTPGAPAALATEQTTKATSAATMGSAIAAAAAGADIHNCATPLPLPPHGPGVVIDGSQTVLINNLPASRMGDTIIEALGPPNKIIKGDFTVLIGG; via the coding sequence ATGGGTAAACCGGCGGCAAGAATTACTGACAATGTGGCGCATCCTTTACCCCCAGTTTTAACAGGAGGGCCGGGTAGTCCTAATGTGTTGATTGGATCTTTACCTGCGTGGCGGGGCGTGCTTGCAGCAGCAGTACCAGGTTTGCAGTCTGCTAAAACAGCTTCTGATACGGCTATCCAAGCGGCTGAGGCTGCTACCCTAGCGGCGGCAGGTACGCCAGGGGCACCTGCTGCCTTAGCTACCGAACAAACTACAAAGGCAACATCTGCTGCTACTATGGGTAGTGCGATCGCAGCTGCTGCCGCTGGTGCTGATATTCATAATTGCGCCACACCTTTACCCTTACCTCCTCACGGCCCTGGGGTTGTGATTGACGGTAGTCAGACTGTGCTGATTAACAACCTGCCTGCCTCTCGGATGGGCGACACTATTATAGAAGCATTAGGGCCACCGAATAAAATTATCAAAGGCGATTTTACTGTTCTCATTGGCGGTTGA
- a CDS encoding GPW/gp25 family protein — MVYGRERAYLGTGWAYPLHLSVQGGIQLSREDQKVKESIWIILRTGVGERVYRPTFGSRLSELAFAPLNSDTLLRIRLYVLEALEVWEPRIIIDEVVTDPDPVRGRVDIIINYRLKDSPDIYSFVYPYYLVSAGEES, encoded by the coding sequence ATGGTTTATGGTCGTGAACGAGCCTATTTGGGAACAGGTTGGGCTTATCCACTGCATTTAAGTGTGCAAGGCGGGATACAACTTAGCCGTGAAGATCAAAAAGTTAAAGAATCTATTTGGATTATTCTCCGCACGGGAGTAGGTGAGCGGGTTTACCGACCTACCTTTGGTTCGCGCTTGTCGGAACTAGCGTTTGCACCTTTAAATAGCGATACCCTACTGCGAATCCGTCTTTATGTCTTGGAAGCTTTAGAAGTTTGGGAACCACGCATTATTATCGATGAAGTTGTCACCGATCCTGACCCTGTGCGTGGCAGAGTGGATATCATCATCAATTATCGACTTAAAGACAGTCCCGATATTTATAGTTTTGTTTATCCTTATTATTTGGTTTCAGCTGGGGAGGAATCGTGA
- a CDS encoding DUF4157 domain-containing protein: MREHVSRQKKTTTGFSIPSLKHPTPGFGLISRQAVPEVQPLHQPVTHDISRIPLRSQAKLSISQPGDIYEQEADSVAQQVMQTMAQPGNGQSIQREALPEDEEELQMKSLDNSTLQREALPEDEEELQMKPLDNSTLQREALPEDEEELQMKPLDNSTLQREALPEDEEELQMKSLDNSTLQREALPEDEEELQMKPLDNSTLQREALPEEEEELQMKSLDNSTLQREALPEDEEELQMKPMVQRQAEAGMEAAPDLEASINQARGGGQAIADNIREPMEVAFGADFSGVKVHTDGQSDQLNRSIQARAFTTGQDVFFRSGEYNPGSRGGQELLAHELTHVVQQNGGAVQRSPLFPEELQRSTKPEESELQAQSTLQHRGAIGGKVVRKVNDEGKKKIAGEQGETPGEYEYMSDAGVGMIKERDSIITLSTLPSSLWELRDTARQENAQSPRASIVQRQIYYGQKASARQANVSKIRDNDLGIRAVIDQWATSNEADYYFTDQVELIKKAGEVATSRLLSQQGKLPDVTGLNLENTNKKINDYVAHQIGPGNVTTVNYNHVQTWADWYFSQIEYQNNKTQGWHGNRNSWLPGAPTDDGKATRYVEFRRPGAYGENERTKLERCIFDIIEQRCWPNAHYDGGYVEITNVPATITNKLMWMAWGSSNGMRDHWKSMNPQPAAAGNLAARNRAILDSMRQAGL; encoded by the coding sequence ATGAGAGAACACGTCAGCCGGCAGAAAAAAACTACTACAGGCTTCTCAATTCCATCCCTGAAACACCCTACACCGGGCTTTGGTTTAATTTCACGCCAAGCGGTTCCTGAAGTACAACCACTCCATCAACCCGTTACTCACGATATAAGTCGAATACCACTGCGTAGCCAAGCAAAACTCTCAATTAGCCAGCCTGGAGACATTTATGAACAGGAAGCTGATAGCGTAGCACAGCAGGTAATGCAAACAATGGCGCAACCTGGAAATGGCCAGTCTATCCAACGAGAAGCATTGCCAGAAGATGAGGAAGAATTACAAATGAAATCTCTGGACAATAGCACATTACAACGAGAAGCATTGCCAGAGGATGAGGAAGAATTACAAATGAAACCTCTGGACAATAGCACATTGCAACGAGAAGCATTGCCAGAAGATGAGGAAGAATTACAAATGAAACCTCTGGACAATAGCACATTACAACGAGAAGCATTGCCAGAGGATGAGGAAGAATTGCAGATGAAATCTCTGGACAATAGCACACTGCAACGAGAAGCATTGCCAGAGGATGAGGAAGAATTACAAATGAAACCTCTGGACAATAGCACACTGCAACGAGAAGCATTGCCAGAGGAAGAAGAAGAATTGCAGATGAAATCTCTGGACAATAGCACATTGCAACGAGAAGCATTGCCAGAGGATGAGGAAGAATTACAGATGAAGCCGATGGTGCAGCGTCAGGCTGAGGCTGGGATGGAAGCTGCGCCTGACCTGGAAGCATCCATTAACCAAGCTAGGGGGGGTGGACAGGCGATCGCAGACAATATCCGCGAACCGATGGAGGTGGCGTTTGGCGCAGATTTCAGTGGGGTAAAAGTTCACACGGATGGTCAATCTGACCAGTTGAATCGGTCAATTCAGGCGCGTGCTTTTACAACAGGGCAGGATGTGTTCTTTCGTTCGGGAGAATATAATCCAGGGAGTCGCGGCGGTCAGGAGTTATTGGCGCATGAGTTAACCCATGTTGTACAGCAGAATGGTGGGGCTGTGCAGCGATCACCCTTGTTCCCAGAAGAGTTACAGCGATCTACCAAGCCAGAAGAGTCAGAACTACAAGCTCAATCAACCCTACAACATCGAGGAGCCATAGGAGGCAAAGTTGTACGGAAGGTTAACGATGAGGGAAAGAAAAAAATAGCGGGCGAACAGGGGGAAACCCCTGGCGAATACGAATATATGTCCGATGCGGGGGTGGGTATGATCAAGGAAAGAGACAGTATAATCACCCTATCCACATTGCCAAGCAGTCTGTGGGAATTGAGAGACACAGCGCGACAGGAAAACGCGCAATCCCCTAGGGCAAGTATTGTGCAACGGCAAATATACTACGGTCAGAAGGCATCCGCGCGACAAGCTAATGTAAGCAAAATCAGGGATAACGATTTGGGAATACGAGCTGTGATTGATCAGTGGGCGACGAGCAATGAAGCGGATTATTATTTTACGGATCAGGTGGAACTGATAAAAAAAGCAGGGGAAGTGGCCACATCACGACTTTTGTCGCAACAAGGGAAGTTACCAGACGTAACAGGACTTAATCTCGAGAACACTAACAAAAAAATAAATGATTATGTAGCTCACCAGATCGGACCTGGAAATGTGACAACGGTTAATTATAACCATGTACAGACATGGGCAGATTGGTATTTTTCTCAAATAGAGTATCAAAACAATAAAACGCAAGGATGGCACGGGAACCGAAATAGCTGGCTGCCTGGAGCCCCGACCGACGATGGAAAAGCAACCCGGTATGTGGAGTTTCGCCGACCGGGGGCTTATGGAGAAAACGAGAGAACCAAGCTTGAGAGGTGCATTTTCGATATTATAGAACAAAGATGTTGGCCAAACGCCCACTATGATGGCGGGTACGTTGAGATAACAAATGTCCCGGCCACGATAACAAATAAACTGATGTGGATGGCGTGGGGTAGCAGTAATGGTATGAGAGACCATTGGAAATCGATGAATCCCCAACCCGCCGCGGCTGGTAATTTGGCGGCACGGAATCGAGCAATCCTAGACTCTATGAGGCAAGCCGGTTTGTAA
- a CDS encoding substrate-binding domain-containing protein, translating into MPSFESFYQQYPCSYNSPLSCDRPFQTAQQIKGAKFCLECGFPATLPQEAEIKGSQGTYKIASFIGVRGLGRLYSGVQLKDKQPVIIKEYLLPNRCFNESETLKRKETFKRVGGVSLADSRIQNFRLVETKEAIADEKGERCYLITQGIESSQTLGKYLIEKGAMTSPDVREVLNQGLQTLQFLHTQKLRFPSNQVQLGITHGNISLDSTLIKIENNQKFSIYFCDLATWENLFIPPIIPQPAPTRPEQDLESLGLLAFYLWAGRTTNFLSNQPLDPRDNQQWPDTDSHLKQFIYRLIGLETPFENAETARQALLQLPKEDSGKNSVRSPDSQVIEKRLPMPLILIGILALLLLGGGILYWLLGKKTDNPNQYILWSKLVRNFSEVPNVPAGQFTYTGEKDSTWSYVLTQPVDNSRLGDLLTRPKPDATATFNYEPVLSSNLNNPIKSIEEVQTNKKDFAITSLVENITDKLSKKQVAYDGLLVFVAFNKRDSNLANALGGQISLEQLRQIYTGKITNWQQISPKLPNLAVKPFAPTEPEAISKFQEIVLKNVPQDEALFAANVTKLDTTKTQNQIRSETLEGRTTGIISFGIISKTSSQCTGYPLAIADGKKSAIQPLFQRRDRRSINPSDDLCQHDDYYVDVTTFQSYPLGYPLFVVYPKDTSRLPGGSTFAQMLTTRQGQCLLSKVGLVALQPMPDDINSYACKSVPQS; encoded by the coding sequence ATGCCTTCATTTGAATCTTTTTATCAACAATACCCCTGTTCGTACAATTCTCCCTTAAGTTGCGATCGCCCTTTCCAAACCGCGCAGCAAATCAAGGGGGCTAAGTTTTGCTTGGAATGTGGTTTTCCGGCAACTTTACCACAGGAGGCTGAGATTAAAGGAAGTCAGGGAACTTATAAAATAGCTAGTTTTATTGGTGTAAGGGGTTTAGGCCGCTTATACTCAGGTGTTCAACTTAAAGATAAACAGCCTGTCATCATTAAAGAATACCTACTACCCAATCGTTGTTTTAATGAAAGCGAGACTCTGAAACGCAAAGAGACTTTTAAACGGGTAGGTGGGGTAAGTTTAGCTGATAGTCGAATTCAAAACTTCCGTCTTGTAGAAACTAAAGAAGCGATCGCAGATGAAAAAGGAGAACGCTGTTATTTAATTACTCAAGGCATAGAGTCATCCCAAACTTTAGGGAAATATCTCATAGAGAAGGGCGCAATGACATCTCCTGATGTGCGGGAAGTACTAAATCAAGGTTTGCAAACTCTCCAGTTTCTCCACACCCAAAAGCTGCGTTTTCCTTCAAATCAAGTACAACTGGGGATAACTCACGGCAATATAAGTTTAGATAGTACTTTAATTAAAATAGAAAATAATCAAAAATTCTCTATATATTTTTGCGATTTAGCGACCTGGGAAAACTTATTTATTCCACCGATTATTCCTCAACCCGCGCCCACCAGACCTGAGCAAGATTTAGAATCATTAGGATTGCTAGCCTTTTATTTATGGGCAGGACGAACAACTAATTTTTTATCAAACCAGCCTCTCGATCCTAGAGATAATCAGCAATGGCCAGATACTGATAGCCATTTAAAGCAGTTTATTTATCGCCTCATTGGTCTAGAAACTCCTTTCGAGAATGCGGAAACGGCTCGTCAAGCACTGCTGCAACTTCCCAAAGAAGATAGTGGCAAAAATTCAGTGCGATCGCCAGATTCTCAAGTCATAGAGAAGCGTTTACCAATGCCTTTAATCCTGATAGGAATTCTGGCTTTATTACTACTCGGCGGCGGAATTTTGTATTGGCTTCTGGGTAAGAAAACAGATAATCCTAATCAATATATATTATGGTCTAAACTTGTACGAAATTTCTCCGAAGTCCCCAATGTTCCTGCCGGACAATTTACTTACACAGGAGAAAAGGACAGTACATGGAGTTATGTTTTAACACAACCAGTAGACAATAGTCGTTTAGGAGATTTATTGACCAGACCAAAGCCAGATGCAACAGCAACATTTAACTATGAGCCTGTTTTGTCATCAAACTTAAATAATCCGATTAAAAGTATCGAAGAAGTCCAAACAAACAAAAAAGATTTTGCAATTACTAGTTTGGTAGAGAACATCACAGATAAACTTTCTAAAAAACAAGTTGCTTATGATGGATTACTTGTTTTTGTAGCATTTAATAAGAGAGATTCAAATCTTGCTAATGCTCTTGGAGGACAAATAAGTCTTGAGCAATTGCGTCAAATTTACACAGGTAAAATTACCAATTGGCAACAAATTAGTCCGAAACTTCCAAATTTAGCTGTGAAACCTTTTGCCCCAACAGAACCGGAGGCAATCAGTAAATTTCAAGAAATAGTTCTCAAAAATGTCCCTCAAGACGAAGCTTTATTTGCAGCAAATGTTACTAAACTTGATACAACAAAAACCCAAAATCAAATTCGTAGTGAGACTCTAGAAGGGCGAACCACTGGTATTATCAGCTTTGGCATTATCAGTAAAACCTCGAGTCAGTGTACAGGCTATCCGCTTGCGATCGCAGATGGCAAAAAATCAGCGATTCAACCTCTGTTTCAACGGCGCGATCGCCGCTCAATTAATCCCTCAGATGATTTGTGTCAACATGATGATTATTATGTTGATGTCACAACATTCCAAAGCTACCCGTTGGGATACCCTCTTTTTGTAGTGTACCCTAAAGACACCAGTCGCCTGCCTGGTGGTTCTACATTTGCTCAGATGCTAACCACTCGTCAGGGTCAGTGTTTACTTAGTAAAGTAGGTCTCGTAGCTTTACAACCTATGCCTGATGATATAAATTCCTATGCCTGCAAATCGGTGCCCCAATCCTAG